The Spirochaetaceae bacterium DNA segment AACGCCGCCGCCACCTCTTCCGGCTCCAGCAGCACGTCCGGCCGGTGCAGCACGAGCAGGTCCAGGTACTCGACCCGCAGGCGCGCCATGCTGCCGCGCGCGGCCGCCAGGATGTGCTCGCGGCTCGAATCATAGCAGGTCCCCGCCCGGGAGGTGTCATCGGCGGAGCGCACCACGCCGCACTTGGATTGCACCGCCACCCGCGAGCGCAGCGTTGCATCCAATTGCCAGATCTCCGAGAACGCCTGCTCCGCCTTCCCGAACGCGTATACGTCGGCCAGGTCGAAGTGGTCGATACCGGCGTCCAGCGCCGCTTCCAGTGCCGCGCGAGCCTTCCTCCGGCGTTCGGGAGTCAACTCTCCCGCATCCCACGGTCCGCCCAGCGCCGCGCAGCCGTAGGCCAGCCGGCTCACCAGCGGCCCGCCCCGGCCCAACTGCATCCGTTCCATCACGCCTCCTCTGCCGTCATCCCGGAGACGGCGACCCAATGATGACACATCTGAACCACCGCAGGATCCGGACCCCGCAGTGCGTAGCTTTCTGTCGGGCTTCCTCCAACGTCGACGGCGTACGCAGGATTCGCCGTCGCCGGCCGGTGCGGATTCGCAGGTTGTTGACATGCAAATCGGGCGCACGGACATTGTAAAGCCAAGGAAGCTGGCATGGACACGGCGGTTGCCTCCGAACAGACCGATCGACTGCGGGTCGTCACGTCCGACGACTGCACGCTCGCCGACCTGTCCGCGTTGCAGGGGCACTGGACGCAGGCGCAGTATCTGAAGCTGACCAATGAAGGTAATCGCCTGATCGAGTTTACCGACGGACGCATCGAGTTTTTGCCCATGCCTACCCAACGACATCAAGCGATTTCGCGTTTCCTGTTCCGTGCCCTGGATTCGTTCGTTCGCGACATCGGCGGGGAGGTATTCTACGCGCCCCTGCGGCTGCGTATCCGCGACGGCAAGTTTCGCGAGCCGGATCTGCTGCTCGTCCGCGACGCCGACGACCCTCGCTGTCGGGACGACTATTGGCTTGGTGCGGATCTGGTCATGGAGGTGGTCAGTCCGCACAATCCCGACCGGGACATGGTGGACAAGCGCTTCGACTACGCAGAGGCGGGCATCCTCGAGTATTGGATTGTCAACCCGCTGGACGAGACCGTTACGGTGCTCGTCCTTGCGGACGGCGCATACCGGGAACACGGCGTGTTCCGACCGGGCGCTCACGCCGGTTCGACGGTGCTGTCCGGGCTCTCGGTCAACGTCCGGGAGTCATTCGACGCGGCGCGGACGCGTCAACCCGACCCATGAGGCTCAGCATTCCCCAGGCAGGGAGAGCGACTCCGTCGACGTGTATCGACCGGACGTGCGTGTGACCCGATAATTCGGCGCAGGCTGCCCACCGGCGTGCCGACCGTTGGCGCTACCGGCCATCCGCTGCTCCTGTCGGAACCCGACTCCGAAACATCCGTTGGTTTAAATTGACCTTTACAGAGTGACAGATTTTCCCATATTGTCCCTTTTGAAATGACAATTTCCCGAGAGCTCCTGCGCTCCAAGCTGGACGAGTCGCTGTTCCTTCCGCCGCGCCGACTCACCCGCCGCGACGTGCGGCTTCCCGCCATCGCCGGGAAGGCGTTCGCGGTCATCGGCGTGCGGCGCAGCGGCAAGACCTCCTACCTTGCCGAGCACCGCTCCCGGAACCTGCACGCCGGCGTACCCCCTGAGTCCCAGTTGCTGCTTCTGCTCGAGGACGAGCGGCTCGCCGGTATCACCGTAGACGACCTGGGTTGGATGCTCGAGGAGCACGCCCGCCGCTTTCCGCAGTCGTACGTGCGCGAGGAGGTCACCCTGTACCTGGATGAGGTCCAGTACGTTCCGGGCTGGGAGGGACTCGTACGCCGGTTGATCGACACCGGCGGCGTACAGGTGTTCGTGACCGGCTCTTCTGCACGCCTGCTGAGCAGAGAGGTAGCGACCAGCCTCCGCGGCCGCGCGATGGAGGTGCTGATCCACCCCTTCAGCTTCCGCGAATCGTTGCGCCACGCCGGCGCGGCGCCGGCTCCGCGCCACGCGCCGGACACGGGTCCGGAGGCGGCAGTACTGCACCAGCGCCTGCGGCGCTACCTGGTCGAGGGCGGCTTTCCCGAGGCGCAGGGCGCCGAGCCGCGCGACCGCGCGGCGCTGCTCGCGGGTTATGTCGACGTGGTCGTGCTGCGCGACGTGATCGACCGCCACGCGGTGTCGAATCCGCTCGCCCTGCGCTGGTTGCAGCGGCAGTTGCTGGCCAACCCCGGAGGCAGCTTCTCGGTGAAGAAGCAGTACGACACCCTGCGCTCCCAGGGGGTGCGCGTCGGCAAGGACACCCTGCACGAGTACCTCGGCTACCTGGAGGATGCCTTCCTGATCCGCACCGTCTCGCTGCACACCGCCTCCGAGCGCCGGCGCATGGTGAATCCGCGCAAGGCATACCCGGTGGACCCGGACTTGATCGCCCTGTTCGCGCGCAGCGGTCGCAGCCACCACGGCCGCGCCCTGGAGACCGCCGTGCTGCTGGAGTTGGAACGGCGCGGCTGGGAGGTATCCTACCTGCGCACCGAACAGGGCTGGGAGGTCGACTTCTTCGCTCACCGCGCGGGAGAGGCGCCGATGCTGGTCCAGGTGTGCCTGGAGACCAGCCAGGATGCGACCTGGGAGCGGGAACTGCGCGCCCTCCAGGCCGCTGGGGAAATGTACCAGGATGCCAGCCGCTGGCTGGTCACGCTCGACCCGTCGCCGCCGCGGCGCCTCCCGGAAGGTGTGACGTGGGCTTCCGCCGCGCACTGGCTGTTGGGCGACTGGTAGCGTCCGGGCTCTTCGTGATGCCGGCTCCGGTTTACCGGTCTCGTTGCCGGCGGCGGGAGTGCGATGCGCGACCACTGCCGCCGAGCATGACGGAGGCGCCGATCAGGAAGCCAAGGTTGTACCAGCCGCCGTTGTTGTGGGCTTCGTAGATGCCCACGCCGGAGGAGAACAACGAGATGACGAACGTGACCGGGGTAATGAACCCGTGCCAGAGCCCCAGCCAGAACCCGGCGACCGAA contains these protein-coding regions:
- a CDS encoding Uma2 family endonuclease, producing MDTAVASEQTDRLRVVTSDDCTLADLSALQGHWTQAQYLKLTNEGNRLIEFTDGRIEFLPMPTQRHQAISRFLFRALDSFVRDIGGEVFYAPLRLRIRDGKFREPDLLLVRDADDPRCRDDYWLGADLVMEVVSPHNPDRDMVDKRFDYAEAGILEYWIVNPLDETVTVLVLADGAYREHGVFRPGAHAGSTVLSGLSVNVRESFDAARTRQPDP
- a CDS encoding ATP-binding protein gives rise to the protein MTISRELLRSKLDESLFLPPRRLTRRDVRLPAIAGKAFAVIGVRRSGKTSYLAEHRSRNLHAGVPPESQLLLLLEDERLAGITVDDLGWMLEEHARRFPQSYVREEVTLYLDEVQYVPGWEGLVRRLIDTGGVQVFVTGSSARLLSREVATSLRGRAMEVLIHPFSFRESLRHAGAAPAPRHAPDTGPEAAVLHQRLRRYLVEGGFPEAQGAEPRDRAALLAGYVDVVVLRDVIDRHAVSNPLALRWLQRQLLANPGGSFSVKKQYDTLRSQGVRVGKDTLHEYLGYLEDAFLIRTVSLHTASERRRMVNPRKAYPVDPDLIALFARSGRSHHGRALETAVLLELERRGWEVSYLRTEQGWEVDFFAHRAGEAPMLVQVCLETSQDATWERELRALQAAGEMYQDASRWLVTLDPSPPRRLPEGVTWASAAHWLLGDW